The Pseudomonas multiresinivorans DNA window GATCAGGCCCTGGACGTCGAACTGCTCGAGGTGCTCGTCGGTAATCCGATGAGCTCCGAGTACGAGAGCTTCAGCGCCGCTTTCGCCCTGCCCGAGCAGTGGGACCTGCCCCAGGCGCTGTACCGCCTGTCCCCACCTGGCGAGGAGGGCTGGCTGCTGCTGTTGACCCCGGTGCAGCCTGCTGCCGATCGCCGCGCGGTGCTCCAGGCGGTCTTCCATACCCGCAAGGCGGAGTAGCGACCCATTCCGGCGGCTGTGAGCCTGGCCGTCATTTCCAGCGATTGGTACCAAGGAGAGGCAATACGTGGACCCCTTTATCGGTGAGATCAAGATGTTCGGTGGCAACTTCGCACCGCGTGGCTACGCATTCTGCCAGGGACAGCTCATGTCGA harbors:
- a CDS encoding DUF6916 family protein, whose protein sequence is MYPMPTQHDLQQAQGSRFQLWIAPDQALDVELLEVLVGNPMSSEYESFSAAFALPEQWDLPQALYRLSPPGEEGWLLLLTPVQPAADRRAVLQAVFHTRKAE